ACCGCCGCCTATTGGGCGGCCGGCCCGCGAACGGAACCGGTGACGTGGCGCTTTCAGACGGCAGGGCGGGAGCACGCCATCCCCCTGCACCCCCGCCTGGCGGTGAACGAGGTGGAAGCCAAGCTGGAGGCGGTGCGCGCCGGCCACGGCATCGGCCAGGCCCTGTCCTACCAGGTGGTGGACGACCTGGCGGCGGGCCGCCTGGTGCGCCTGCTGCCGGACCATGAGCGTCCGCCCCTGCCGGTGCATCTGGTCGTGCCCAGCGCCCGGCATCTGGCGGCCAAGGCCCGCGCCTTCCTGGATCATGCCGCCCCGCGCCTGCGCGCCCTGGACGTGCTGCGGGAACCGGACGGCGGCGCCGCGGGCGCCTGATATGTGCAAAAATATCGCGCCTACCCGCGGCAATCGGGCCGTTTGATCGGCACCATGCATATTTTCCGGCAAGACAAACTCACCCACATGATGGTGCTGGCCGACAGCCACGGGCACAGCTTCCGTCGCGCCGTCGACCTTGGGCTGTTCCCCTCACGGTCCGTGTCGGTTTGCGCCAACCACGACACGACGGCGGCGGGTCTGCGCAACCCCAACTCCTTCTCCAGGGGCCTCTACCAGTTCCGCACCGTGATCAAGTTCATGGAGCGCAGCGATATCCTGGCGATCCAGGTGGGCGAGGTGGATTGCGGCCACCTGATATGGCGGCGCGTCGAGAAGGGCTGGACCTTGGACGAGGCGCTGGCCGCCTCGCTGGCCGGGTATCAGGGCTTCCTGGATGAGCTTCACGGCATGGGCTTCCACAAGATCATCCTGACCGGCGCCATCCTGCCCCTGCTGAGCGATGACCAGATCGCCGATGGCGACGAGGCCCGCCGCACCGTCCTGGTCAGCCAGCGCGACCGCACCGACCTGACCCTGCGGTACAACGCGGCCC
The DNA window shown above is from Azospirillaceae bacterium and carries:
- a CDS encoding SGNH/GDSL hydrolase family protein; translated protein: MHIFRQDKLTHMMVLADSHGHSFRRAVDLGLFPSRSVSVCANHDTTAAGLRNPNSFSRGLYQFRTVIKFMERSDILAIQVGEVDCGHLIWRRVEKGWTLDEALAASLAGYQGFLDELHGMGFHKIILTGAILPLLSDDQIADGDEARRTVLVSQRDRTDLTLRYNAALRDIAHERGLRYVDITDDLTDPATGMADPAYRHPHPGDHHLELERGAYCWAMALAAALVDYDLQARPAPTLLHQPG